The Ahaetulla prasina isolate Xishuangbanna chromosome 3, ASM2864084v1, whole genome shotgun sequence genome window below encodes:
- the PACSIN1 gene encoding protein kinase C and casein kinase substrate in neurons protein 1, translating to MSTSCDESVASVEEVTDSFWEVGNYKRTVKRIDDGYRLCNDLMNCVHERAKIEKAYAQQLVDWAKRWRQLIEKGPQYGSLEKAWMAIMTEADKVSELHQEVKNSLLNDDFEKVKNWQKDAFHKQIMGGFKEAKEAEDGFRKAQKPWAKKMKELETAKKVYHLACKEEKLAMTREANSKAEQSITPDQQKKLQDKVEKCKQDVQKALEKYEKVVEEVNKGTPQYMESMEQVFEQCQQFEEKRLNFLKEVLLDIKRHLNLAENSSYSKVYRELEQTIRIADAQEDLRWFRNTCGPGMPMNWPQLEEWNPDATQTINRREKPKKNEGGNTPNASGGGEATAQGGDRGSVSSYERGQAYTTEWSDDEGGNTYNSNEANGGANSFEEEPAGKGVRVRALYDYDGQEQDELSFKAGDELTKLGEEDEQGWCKGRLDNGQLGLYPANYVESI from the exons GTGGGGAATTATAAGCGGACAGTGAAGCGGATTGATGATGGATATCGGCTTTGCAACGATCTGATGAACTGTGTCCATGAACGGGCCAAGATTGAGAAGGCGTATGCTCAGCAGCTGGTTGATTGGGCCAAGAGGTGGAGGCAACTGATAGAAAAAG GTCCCCAGTATGGCAGTTTGGAAAAGGCATGGATGGCTATAATGACAGAGGCAGACAAAGTCAGCGAGCTACACCAAGAAGTTAAGAATAGCCTACTGAATGATGATTTTGAAAAGGTGAAGAACTGGCAGAAGGATGCTTTCCACAAACAGATCATGGGAGGCTTCAAGGAGGCCAAGGAAGCAGAAGACGGTTTTCGGAAAGCACAGAAACCCTGGGCCAAGAAGATGAAGGAG CTGGAAACAGCCAAGAAAGTATATCACTTGGCATGCAAAGAGGAGAAACTCGCTATGACCCGGGAAGCTAATAGCAAAGCTGAGCAATCTATTACTCCAGACCAACAGAAGAAGCTTCAAGATAAAGTGGAAAAATGCAAGCAAGATGTACAGAAG GCTCTGGAGAAATATGAGAAGGTTGTGGAGGAGGTGAATAAGGGCACTCCACAGTACATGGAGAGCATGGAGCAGGTCTTTGAGCAATGCCAGCAGTTTGAAGAGAAGAGGCTTAATTTCCTGAAAGAGGTGCTGTTAGATATCAAGCGACACCTGAACCTGGCAGAGAACAGCAG CTATTCTAAAGTCTACCGTGAGCTGGAGCAGACCATTCGTATAGCTGATGCACAAGAAGACCTTCGGTGGTTCCGCAACACCTGTGGCCCCGGGATGCCTATGAATTGGCCTCAATTAGAA GAATGGAATCCAGATGCAACACAAACAATAAACCGAAGAGAGAAACCAAAAAAGAATGAGGGGGGCAACACACCCAATGCCAGTGGAGGTGGGGAAGCAACAGCACAGGGAGGAGATCGTGGCAG TGTCAGCAGTTATGAACGTGGCCAAGCCTACACCACAGAGTGGTCAGATGATGAGGGTGGCAACACTTACAACTCCAATGAAGCCAATGGCGGTGCCAATTCCTTTGAAGAAGAACCAGCTGGGAAAGGTGTCCGTGTACGAGCTCTGTATGATTATGATGGACAAGAGCAGGATGAGCTGAGTTTCAAAGCAG GTGATGAATTAACCAAATTAGGTGAAGAAGACGAACAAGGGTGGTGCAAAGGACGTCTGGACAACGGGCAACTTGGTCTTTATCCAGCTAACTATGTGGAGTCTATCTAA